One window of Candidatus Auribacterota bacterium genomic DNA carries:
- a CDS encoding DUF488 domain-containing protein → MARVNVLYTIGYEGKDLDAFVSQLGRFQIQRVVDVREVPLSRKRGFSKSPLRERLGEEGFEYVHLKELGSPKEIRKKLKEDNDYRSFFQAFSTYLNSNKLAIEEVYQYVLDATCCLMCFEQSPEECHRSIVAQKIKERDGNGLTIVNI, encoded by the coding sequence ATGGCGAGGGTCAATGTCCTATATACAATAGGCTATGAAGGCAAAGATTTGGATGCCTTCGTCTCCCAACTGGGCAGGTTTCAGATACAGCGTGTTGTTGATGTTAGAGAAGTCCCGTTATCCCGGAAAAGAGGATTTTCCAAGTCTCCCCTCAGAGAAAGACTGGGGGAAGAGGGATTCGAGTATGTACATCTGAAAGAGCTGGGGAGTCCGAAAGAAATCAGGAAAAAGCTAAAAGAAGATAACGACTACCGCTCATTCTTTCAGGCTTTCTCTACCTACTTGAATAGTAACAAGCTGGCCATTGAGGAAGTTTATCAATATGTCCTTGACGCTACCTGTTGTTTGATGTGCTTTGAACAATCCCCGGAGGAATGCCACCGTTCGATTGTCGCGCAAAAGATAAAAGAAAGAGATGGGAACGGACTGACGATAGTCAATATATGA
- the lon gene encoding endopeptidase La translates to MHANNPPIDMSVKVAIPREVGILPLRDTVIFPFMITPLLVGREKSIRLINESLSGDKIVGLVAQRKTEVEDPRADDLYRYGTVCKIHKMIRYPDQRVNIIIQGLQRFQLERVIQEEPYFKAAIVPLDDVVQTDMEIQALARSVSNQFQRILSLSPLPAKELQMSVLNITEPSKLADFIVSNMDVELAKKQELLEELDVKARLKKLLLIIDKELEILELGTKIQTSVQSTISKGMREHYLREQLKAIQKELGEGDEQTREAREFTESITKAKMPKEVEEVARKELGRFETINPAAAEYTVSKTYLEWLVSLPWSAGTKDTLDIRRARKILDRDHYDLEKVKERILEYLAVRKIKRDTKGPIICFVGPPGVGKTSLGRSIAAAMGRKFIRISLGGVRDEAEIRGHRRTYVGALPGRIIQNIKKCGSRNPVFMIDEVDKIGADFRGDPASALLEVLDPEQNFSFSDHYLEVPFDLSPVMFITTANILDPIPPALRDRMEVIELPGYTEEEKITIAEGYLTPRQLAEHGLTGGRVVFRRGALEGIIRDYTREAGLRNLEREIAAVCRKIAKSVAQGKKERMVITRQRLRYYLGPVRFISELAERTGEPGVAIGLAWTPSGGEILFIEAKRMKGKKGLTLTGQLGEIMKESAMAAMSFVRSYAGRFGVAEDFFEKSDVHIHVPAGAIPKDGPSAGVAIAAALVSMLRGIPLDSRTAMTGEITLTGKILPIGGIKEKILAARRAGVTTVILPEKNRKDLQEIPVVLRRSLKYVFVKDLSQLLKNLFRDARKGRASK, encoded by the coding sequence ATGCACGCGAACAACCCACCCATTGACATGAGCGTGAAGGTCGCCATTCCCCGCGAGGTCGGGATATTGCCCCTGCGTGACACGGTTATCTTCCCCTTTATGATCACTCCCCTCCTCGTTGGGCGTGAGAAATCGATACGGTTGATCAATGAATCACTCTCGGGCGATAAGATCGTGGGGCTCGTCGCCCAGCGGAAAACCGAGGTCGAGGATCCCCGCGCGGATGACCTCTATCGCTACGGGACCGTGTGCAAGATACATAAAATGATACGCTACCCCGACCAGCGGGTGAATATCATCATCCAGGGGCTCCAGCGATTTCAACTCGAGCGCGTCATCCAGGAGGAGCCCTATTTCAAGGCCGCGATTGTGCCTCTCGATGATGTGGTCCAGACGGATATGGAGATACAGGCGCTCGCCCGGAGCGTCTCAAACCAGTTCCAGAGGATCCTGTCGCTCTCGCCGCTCCCGGCCAAGGAGCTGCAGATGTCGGTCCTGAACATCACCGAGCCGAGCAAGCTCGCCGATTTCATCGTCTCAAATATGGATGTGGAACTCGCGAAGAAGCAGGAACTGCTCGAGGAGCTCGACGTCAAGGCGCGGCTGAAAAAACTTCTGCTTATTATCGACAAGGAGCTTGAGATTCTGGAGCTGGGAACCAAGATACAGACGAGCGTGCAGAGCACCATCAGCAAGGGGATGCGGGAACACTACCTGAGAGAGCAGCTCAAAGCGATCCAGAAGGAGCTCGGCGAGGGTGACGAGCAGACGCGGGAGGCGCGCGAGTTCACGGAGAGCATCACGAAGGCGAAGATGCCGAAAGAGGTCGAGGAGGTCGCGCGGAAGGAACTCGGCCGCTTTGAAACCATCAATCCCGCCGCTGCCGAGTACACGGTATCCAAGACCTACCTCGAGTGGCTGGTGAGTCTCCCCTGGTCAGCGGGGACTAAAGATACACTTGATATCCGCCGGGCGAGGAAGATTCTCGACCGCGATCACTACGATCTGGAGAAGGTCAAGGAGCGCATTCTCGAGTACCTCGCCGTGCGCAAGATCAAAAGGGATACCAAGGGGCCGATCATCTGTTTCGTGGGCCCGCCCGGCGTGGGCAAGACCTCTCTGGGGCGCTCGATCGCCGCCGCCATGGGGCGAAAGTTCATCCGCATATCGCTCGGTGGGGTGAGGGACGAGGCGGAGATCCGCGGGCACCGCAGGACCTATGTGGGCGCGCTGCCGGGACGGATCATCCAGAATATCAAGAAGTGCGGCTCCCGGAATCCCGTTTTCATGATCGACGAGGTTGACAAGATCGGGGCCGATTTCCGGGGGGACCCTGCGAGCGCGCTGCTCGAGGTGCTGGACCCCGAACAGAATTTCAGTTTCTCCGATCACTACCTCGAGGTCCCGTTCGATCTCTCCCCGGTGATGTTCATCACCACGGCGAATATTCTCGACCCGATCCCCCCGGCGCTCAGGGACCGCATGGAAGTGATCGAGCTGCCCGGCTACACGGAGGAGGAGAAGATCACGATCGCCGAGGGCTACCTCACCCCGCGACAGCTCGCCGAGCACGGCCTCACCGGGGGGCGGGTCGTCTTCCGCAGGGGGGCGCTCGAGGGGATCATTCGTGACTACACCCGCGAGGCGGGATTGAGGAACCTCGAGCGTGAGATCGCCGCCGTGTGCAGGAAGATCGCCAAGTCGGTCGCGCAGGGGAAAAAGGAGCGGATGGTCATCACGCGGCAGAGGCTGAGATACTACCTGGGGCCGGTGCGCTTTATCTCCGAGCTCGCGGAGAGGACCGGCGAGCCCGGCGTGGCGATCGGCCTCGCCTGGACCCCCAGCGGCGGCGAGATTCTCTTCATTGAGGCGAAGAGGATGAAGGGGAAGAAGGGCTTGACCCTCACCGGTCAGCTCGGCGAGATCATGAAGGAATCGGCCATGGCCGCGATGAGTTTCGTGCGCAGCTACGCCGGCCGTTTTGGGGTCGCCGAGGATTTCTTCGAGAAGAGCGATGTCCATATCCACGTGCCCGCGGGCGCGATCCCCAAGGACGGCCCCTCTGCCGGCGTCGCCATTGCCGCGGCGCTCGTCTCCATGCTCCGGGGGATACCGCTCGATTCCCGAACGGCCATGACCGGAGAGATCACCCTCACCGGCAAGATCCTGCCCATTGGCGGAATCAAGGAAAAGATTCTTGCCGCGCGGAGGGCGGGCGTGACCACGGTGATCCTCCCGGAGAAAAACAGGAAGGATCTCCAGGAGATTCCCGTGGTGCTGCGCCGATCGCTGAAATATGTGTTTGTGAAAGACCTCTCGCAGTTGCTCAAGAATCTGTTCCGCGATGCGAGAAAGGGGAGGGCGAGTAAATGA
- a CDS encoding ComEA family DNA-binding protein, with amino-acid sequence MKTARVNINRASRKALETLPLIGPKRAARIIMFRRSNGWFATIDDLDSVPGIGKKIISRIRGYITL; translated from the coding sequence ATGAAAACTGCCAGGGTAAACATCAACCGCGCTTCCCGGAAAGCCCTCGAGACGCTCCCGCTCATCGGCCCGAAGAGGGCCGCGCGAATCATCATGTTCAGAAGGAGCAATGGATGGTTCGCGACTATTGATGATCTCGATTCAGTGCCGGGCATCGGAAAGAAAATAATAAGCCGGATCAGGGGATATATCACCCTCTGA
- the istA gene encoding IS21 family transposase: MSTAGKPGRPSQCNPFRENIEQKIQAGLSAQRIYQDLVIEHGFTGSYESVKRCVRGMREGHPERIYRMECLPGEEAQVDFGRGAPIIGENGHRSRPPFLRVALSYSRKSYSECIPRQTTEGFIRCIENAFRSFGGVPRTLCIDNLKAAVTKTDWYDPDLNPKIDEFARHYGTAVLPTRPYTPQHKGKVEGGVKYVKNNALKGREFVTMEAENVYLRHWEETVADLRIHGTTRMQVKKLFEEHEKRALLPLPPMLFPCFEEGQRTVHRDSYVEVARSYYEVPEEYIGRKVWVRWDSRLVRIYNQRFEKITVFARVPRGKFSSCLGLGGRRGSVERSADYWLERTGLIGEQCGKWGMAVLLNRGPLAIRVLQGLVALTRRHSAKCIEEACALAVSHGAYRLRDVRHLIKIPTEQDNFEFTQTHPLIRDMAEYGTVIRNLAELRKEVVPA, translated from the coding sequence ATTTCGACCGCCGGGAAACCAGGTAGGCCAAGCCAGTGTAACCCTTTCCGCGAGAACATAGAGCAGAAGATACAAGCAGGATTATCGGCTCAGCGGATATATCAAGATCTGGTGATTGAGCATGGTTTTACAGGCTCATATGAGTCGGTAAAGCGGTGTGTCAGAGGTATGCGGGAGGGGCATCCGGAACGCATATACCGGATGGAATGTCTCCCCGGGGAGGAAGCCCAGGTTGACTTCGGGCGCGGCGCGCCGATTATAGGCGAAAATGGGCACAGGAGCCGCCCGCCTTTTCTACGGGTCGCGTTGAGCTACTCGCGCAAATCCTACAGTGAATGCATTCCCCGGCAGACGACGGAAGGGTTTATCCGCTGTATCGAGAATGCCTTCAGAAGCTTTGGTGGAGTTCCCCGGACACTCTGCATTGATAATCTGAAAGCCGCCGTCACGAAAACAGACTGGTACGATCCCGACCTGAACCCGAAGATCGATGAGTTTGCCCGGCACTACGGAACCGCGGTACTCCCGACACGGCCATACACTCCCCAGCATAAAGGGAAGGTCGAGGGCGGGGTCAAATACGTCAAGAATAATGCGTTGAAGGGACGCGAGTTCGTGACTATGGAGGCCGAGAACGTATATCTGCGTCACTGGGAAGAGACGGTTGCAGATCTCAGGATACATGGGACCACCCGCATGCAGGTGAAGAAGCTGTTTGAAGAGCATGAGAAGCGCGCGTTACTGCCGTTGCCTCCGATGTTGTTCCCCTGTTTTGAGGAGGGACAGCGCACTGTTCACAGGGATAGCTATGTCGAAGTGGCCAGGTCGTATTATGAAGTGCCCGAGGAGTATATTGGGCGGAAGGTATGGGTGCGCTGGGACTCGAGGCTGGTGCGTATTTACAACCAGCGATTTGAAAAGATTACCGTTTTTGCGCGAGTGCCTCGGGGAAAGTTCTCGTCATGTCTTGGTCTCGGTGGCCGAAGAGGCAGTGTTGAGCGCAGCGCGGACTACTGGCTTGAGCGTACGGGGCTCATAGGGGAGCAGTGCGGGAAATGGGGCATGGCGGTTCTGTTAAATCGCGGGCCCCTGGCGATACGCGTGTTGCAAGGGCTGGTGGCCCTTACCAGGCGCCATTCGGCAAAGTGTATCGAGGAGGCATGCGCCTTGGCGGTGTCGCATGGAGCATACCGCCTTCGCGATGTGCGCCACCTGATAAAGATACCAACCGAGCAGGATAACTTCGAGTTTACTCAGACACATCCTCTTATCCGGGATATGGCCGAGTATGGCACGGTTATAAGGAACCTTGCAGAATTACGAAAGGAGGTAGTCCCCGCATGA
- a CDS encoding Hsp20/alpha crystallin family protein, protein MSAQLLLGTFRELERRILRSLWGEESSGPVFTEIHFEPCIDVFETREGTVVKMEIPGMKKRDITVELEGDTLVIRGRRDDKSRGAKVSYQQMEIDYGTFERRVTVRTPIKKDAVSACYRDGFLEVWLPTRRPLRGKRGQPG, encoded by the coding sequence ATGAGCGCGCAGCTTCTCCTGGGGACCTTCAGAGAGCTCGAGAGGAGGATCCTTCGTAGCCTGTGGGGCGAGGAATCCTCCGGCCCCGTGTTCACGGAGATCCATTTCGAGCCGTGCATCGATGTCTTTGAGACGCGGGAGGGCACCGTCGTCAAGATGGAAATTCCCGGGATGAAGAAGCGGGATATCACTGTGGAGCTCGAGGGAGACACGCTCGTCATCAGGGGGCGTCGGGATGACAAATCACGAGGAGCAAAGGTCTCCTACCAGCAGATGGAGATCGACTACGGAACGTTCGAGCGGAGGGTAACAGTACGCACCCCTATCAAAAAGGATGCGGTGAGCGCATGTTATCGCGACGGCTTCCTTGAGGTGTGGCTGCCCACGCGGCGCCCCCTCAGGGGGAAGAGGGGGCAGCCTGGTTGA
- the istB gene encoding IS21-like element helper ATPase IstB gives MNDSLVTALRKLRLSGLIQVLDVRLQEAAGNNLGHAEFLELLIQDEINMRHQRLIARRIKTASFRDTRTLEDFDFSFNTSIKRKQIYDLASCQFIREARDVLFVGPPGVGKSHLAQAIGYQAIKAGFVVMYRSVFDVVRDFLQGEGLAGEGDVISDYLRPDLLIIDDMGLKHLPRKSGEYLFEVIMRRYELRSTIMTSNRPIEEWGKLIGDVPSATAILDRFLHHAEIITIKGRSYRLAHRADAGSERKDRACKSSKERQS, from the coding sequence ATGAATGACTCACTCGTCACCGCCTTACGGAAACTGAGGCTCTCAGGGCTAATACAGGTTCTTGATGTCAGGCTCCAGGAGGCCGCAGGGAACAACCTGGGGCATGCGGAGTTCCTTGAGCTGCTCATCCAGGATGAGATCAATATGCGGCATCAGAGACTCATTGCGAGGAGGATAAAAACCGCGTCATTCCGCGACACGAGAACACTGGAGGACTTTGACTTCAGCTTCAATACGTCCATCAAACGCAAACAGATCTATGATCTTGCGAGCTGCCAGTTCATCCGGGAGGCGCGGGATGTGCTCTTTGTAGGTCCGCCGGGAGTCGGCAAATCGCATCTGGCACAGGCTATCGGCTATCAGGCGATCAAGGCAGGCTTCGTTGTAATGTACCGTTCGGTCTTTGATGTGGTCAGGGACTTCCTGCAGGGTGAGGGCCTTGCAGGGGAGGGAGATGTTATATCGGACTATCTCCGGCCTGATCTGCTGATTATTGATGATATGGGGCTTAAACACCTGCCTCGCAAGTCCGGCGAGTATCTCTTTGAGGTCATCATGCGGCGCTATGAGCTCCGCTCAACCATTATGACTTCTAACCGCCCCATCGAGGAATGGGGCAAACTCATCGGGGATGTGCCGTCGGCCACAGCCATTCTGGACCGCTTTCTCCATCATGCCGAGATCATCACCATTAAAGGCAGGAGCTACCGGCTTGCCCATCGGGCAGACGCCGGGTCTGAACGAAAAGATCGTGCTTGCAAAAGCAGCAAGGAGAGGCAATCATAG